Proteins encoded by one window of Actinocorallia herbida:
- a CDS encoding CE1759 family FMN reductase encodes MSDPIRPLRLVVIAAGLSVPSSTRMLADRLAAATRDVLESDGHSVTIDVIEVKDLGHDIVDATLTHFAGERLQKAIDLIRGADGVIAVTPTFNLSYAGIFKSFIDVIDPGTFTGVPVLLGATGGTARHSLAIDYALRPLFTYLKADITPTGVFAASEDFGAPTTAQSPNSLTTRTLRAATELAQYVLRFTGATAGAVTPTRAPSSPTHSINQSGRPAPLTEFTDFTPMADLLTPTPTPARQTP; translated from the coding sequence ATGAGTGACCCGATCCGCCCGCTCCGCCTCGTGGTGATCGCCGCGGGGCTGAGCGTCCCCTCCTCCACCCGGATGCTCGCCGACCGCCTCGCCGCGGCCACCCGCGACGTCCTGGAGAGCGACGGGCACTCGGTGACGATCGACGTCATCGAGGTCAAGGACCTCGGCCACGACATCGTCGACGCGACCCTCACCCACTTCGCGGGAGAACGCCTCCAGAAGGCGATCGACCTGATCCGCGGCGCCGACGGCGTCATCGCGGTGACGCCGACCTTCAACCTGTCCTACGCGGGCATCTTCAAGTCCTTCATCGACGTCATCGACCCCGGCACCTTCACCGGCGTCCCCGTCCTCCTCGGGGCGACCGGCGGCACCGCGCGCCACTCCCTCGCCATCGACTACGCCCTGCGCCCCCTCTTCACCTACCTCAAGGCCGACATCACCCCCACCGGCGTCTTCGCCGCCTCCGAGGACTTCGGCGCCCCCACCACCGCCCAGTCCCCCAACTCCCTCACCACCCGCACCCTCCGCGCCGCCACCGAACTCGCCCAGTACGTCCTCCGCTTCACCGGCGCCACCGCAGGCGCCGTCACCCCCACCCGCGCCCCCTCCTCCCCCACCCACTCGATCAACCAGTCCGGCCGCCCCGCCCCCCTCACCGAGTTCACGGACTTCACCCCCATGGCCGACCTCCTCACCCCCACCCCCACCCCCGCCCGCCAGACCCCCTGA
- a CDS encoding pyridoxamine 5'-phosphate oxidase family protein, with product MPLSREERQAFFAEPHVAALSVDQPGRGPLSVPVWYQYAPGGEVWILTGRDSRKAELIGKAGRFTLMIDRLDPTIRYTAVEGPVTSTEDATLDQLKEISARYLPPEMVDGYVESALREHGPSVVIRMRPEHWVSSDLGNL from the coding sequence ATGCCGCTGTCCCGTGAAGAACGCCAGGCCTTCTTCGCCGAGCCCCACGTCGCAGCCCTGTCCGTCGACCAGCCGGGGCGCGGGCCCCTGTCGGTGCCCGTCTGGTACCAGTACGCACCGGGCGGCGAGGTGTGGATCCTCACCGGCCGCGACTCCCGCAAGGCCGAGCTCATCGGGAAGGCGGGCCGGTTCACCCTCATGATCGACCGGCTCGATCCGACCATCCGGTACACCGCCGTCGAAGGGCCGGTGACCTCCACCGAGGACGCCACCCTCGACCAGCTCAAGGAGATCTCCGCGCGCTACCTGCCACCGGAGATGGTCGACGGGTACGTCGAGTCCGCGCTCCGCGAGCACGGGCCGTCGGTCGTCATCCGGATGCGGCCCGAGCACTGGGTGTCGTCGGACCTCGGGAACCTCTGA
- a CDS encoding MFS transporter has product MEKLWGGRGLVWVLAFLGVVGYAMPVAVMTPALPVVQDELGGSAAGVAWAITGITLSAAVATPVIGRLGDLFGARRVLRWVLPLGLAGQVVTAMAPALPVLLAGRALAGVGSGVFPLAYTLIRAHAGDREVSGIGVMSSMLAFGGAAAWVLAGPVIDGPGWRWLVAVPAALLLVGTFLARRLPETDGSPGQRVDWWGAVLFAGWMGAGLAGLTQGPSWGWASPGVLGLAGAAVVLCAVWVRVEGRVPQPLMDPRMLRLRGVWTANLGSILAGFCLMAAGVLMPLLVQAPVRDGFGFGGTATDTALVALPASLSMTVTGMLAGMAARRIGARAVLAVGGILTSASYGAMLLLHTEMWHLMATNAVRGAGIGLAYAAVAALVVAAVPLAQTGVATGVNTLLRTVGAGLGTQATAVMVAAFAGAREGFLLAFGTCTVLALGVVAAALAAPRVAKALAPAEGRLPEPA; this is encoded by the coding sequence ATGGAGAAGCTCTGGGGTGGTCGGGGACTGGTCTGGGTGCTGGCCTTCCTGGGGGTGGTGGGGTACGCGATGCCGGTGGCGGTGATGACCCCGGCGCTGCCCGTCGTGCAGGACGAGCTGGGCGGCAGCGCGGCGGGCGTGGCCTGGGCCATCACGGGGATCACGCTCAGCGCCGCGGTGGCCACCCCGGTGATCGGCAGACTCGGGGATCTGTTCGGGGCCCGGCGGGTCCTGCGGTGGGTGCTGCCGCTCGGCCTCGCGGGCCAGGTCGTGACGGCGATGGCCCCGGCCCTGCCCGTACTGCTCGCCGGACGGGCGCTCGCGGGCGTGGGCAGCGGCGTGTTCCCGCTCGCCTACACGCTCATCCGGGCGCACGCGGGGGACCGTGAGGTGTCCGGCATCGGGGTGATGTCGTCGATGCTGGCGTTCGGCGGCGCGGCGGCCTGGGTGCTGGCCGGGCCGGTGATCGACGGTCCGGGCTGGCGCTGGCTGGTCGCCGTGCCCGCCGCGCTGCTGCTGGTGGGAACGTTCCTCGCCCGGAGGCTCCCGGAGACCGACGGCAGCCCCGGCCAGCGCGTCGACTGGTGGGGCGCGGTCCTGTTCGCGGGCTGGATGGGCGCGGGCCTCGCGGGTCTCACCCAGGGCCCGTCCTGGGGCTGGGCGTCGCCGGGCGTCCTCGGGCTCGCCGGGGCCGCGGTGGTGCTCTGCGCGGTGTGGGTGCGGGTCGAGGGGCGGGTGCCGCAGCCGCTGATGGACCCGCGGATGCTGCGGCTGCGCGGCGTGTGGACGGCCAACCTCGGCTCGATCCTCGCCGGGTTCTGCCTGATGGCCGCGGGCGTGCTCATGCCGCTGCTCGTGCAGGCCCCCGTGCGCGACGGGTTCGGGTTCGGCGGCACCGCGACCGACACCGCGCTCGTGGCGCTCCCGGCGAGCCTGTCGATGACCGTCACGGGGATGCTCGCGGGGATGGCGGCGCGGCGGATCGGCGCCCGCGCGGTGCTCGCGGTGGGGGGGATCCTCACCTCCGCGTCGTACGGGGCGATGCTCCTGCTGCACACCGAGATGTGGCATCTGATGGCCACGAACGCCGTGCGCGGCGCGGGCATCGGTCTCGCCTACGCGGCGGTGGCGGCCCTGGTCGTCGCGGCGGTCCCGCTCGCCCAGACGGGCGTGGCGACGGGCGTGAACACCCTGCTCAGGACGGTCGGGGCGGGGCTGGGCACGCAGGCGACGGCGGTCATGGTCGCGGCCTTCGCGGGCGCCAGGGAAGGGTTCCTGCTGGCCTTCGGCACCTGCACGGTGCTGGCGCTCGGCGTGGTCGCCGCGGCGCTGGCGGCCCCGCGCGTCGCCAAGGCCCTGGCCCCGGCCGAGGGAAGGCTCCCCGAGCCCGCCTGA